From a single Paenibacillus sp. FSL R5-0345 genomic region:
- the fur gene encoding ferric iron uptake transcriptional regulator, with protein sequence MEARIDKIKQQLQSQGYKLTPQREATLRVLLENEEDHLSAEDVFMLVKEKAPEIGLATVYRTLELLSELHVVEKINFGDGVARYDLRTDTAKHHHHHLICVQCGSMDEIREDWLGPLEERLEKEFNFTVLDHRLDFHGICYRCSDKNNSNGNPS encoded by the coding sequence ATGGAAGCCCGGATAGACAAAATTAAGCAACAGTTACAATCCCAAGGATACAAGCTTACACCCCAACGGGAAGCGACCTTAAGAGTGCTGCTGGAGAATGAGGAAGATCATCTTAGTGCAGAAGATGTTTTTATGCTCGTGAAAGAGAAGGCTCCCGAGATCGGTCTTGCGACTGTATATCGTACCCTGGAACTTCTTAGCGAGCTTCATGTCGTAGAAAAGATTAACTTCGGAGACGGTGTCGCCCGTTATGATCTACGAACAGATACTGCAAAGCACCATCATCATCATTTAATTTGTGTGCAATGCGGTAGTATGGATGAGATCCGTGAGGATTGGTTAGGACCGCTAGAAGAGCGACTGGAGAAAGAATTTAATTTCACAGTGCTTGATCATAGACTTGATTTTCATGGGATATGCTATCGGTGTAGCGATAAGAATAATTCAAACGGAAATCCGTCCTAA
- a CDS encoding DUF4227 family protein, translating to MIVSVPKTVRKLYFMIMFVALSYLLYSAMSWLGEWISPIENYGIPEGTAVRAFDHADRGDDGLDTRQRLRFYYWYGE from the coding sequence ATGATCGTTTCTGTGCCCAAAACAGTTCGCAAGCTGTATTTTATGATCATGTTTGTGGCTCTAAGCTATTTGCTCTACAGTGCTATGAGCTGGCTTGGTGAATGGATTAGTCCGATAGAGAATTATGGAATTCCTGAAGGCACCGCTGTTCGGGCATTTGATCATGCCGATCGTGGTGATGATGGTCTGGATACAAGACAGCGCTTGCGCTTTTATTACTGGTACGGAGAATGA
- the spoIIM gene encoding stage II sporulation protein M: MRNLRLMMKEQTPLYIFVGVLFLVGVVFGALIVSALTMDQQQELSDYLGNFFVTVDQQSLPAAPDSYWSIAALNLKWIGLIWILGLSVIGLPGILILDFLKGVLIGFTVGCLVSQYSWHGMLFALVSVAPHNLVLIPVLLVSSAAAIAFSLQMIRSRVLGQRRTPVTRPFTMYTILSIVMALLILGVSSFETYVTPIMMRWVTPSLVQAVTTLGLQ; encoded by the coding sequence ATGCGTAATTTAAGGCTGATGATGAAGGAACAGACGCCTCTGTATATTTTTGTCGGCGTATTATTTCTGGTAGGTGTTGTATTTGGAGCTCTTATCGTTAGTGCGCTTACGATGGATCAGCAACAGGAGCTGAGTGATTATCTGGGGAATTTCTTTGTAACGGTTGATCAACAGAGTCTACCAGCAGCACCTGATTCGTACTGGAGTATAGCGGCCTTGAATCTAAAATGGATTGGGCTGATCTGGATCCTTGGATTATCAGTCATTGGGTTACCGGGGATCTTGATCCTTGATTTTCTTAAAGGGGTATTGATCGGTTTTACGGTCGGTTGTCTAGTCAGTCAATATTCGTGGCACGGGATGCTGTTTGCTCTAGTCTCTGTGGCACCGCACAATCTGGTGCTGATCCCTGTGTTGTTAGTGAGTAGTGCTGCGGCAATTGCCTTTTCCTTGCAGATGATTCGTAGCCGAGTGTTAGGTCAACGCCGGACACCAGTGACGCGACCTTTTACTATGTACACGATATTGTCAATTGTGATGGCGCTCTTGATTCTGGGCGTTTCTAGTTTTGAGACCTATGTTACGCCGATCATGATGCGCTGGGTTACGCCTTCACTTGTACAAGCAGTGACGACCTTGGGATTGCAGTAA
- a CDS encoding pyrimidine-nucleoside phosphorylase, with product MRAVDIIQKKRDGGELSREEISFLIQGYSKGEIPDYQLSAWAMAVYFQGMNARETGDLTMEMAMSGDQVDLSPIAGIKVDKHSTGGVGDKTTVVLAPLVASAGVPVAKMSGRGLGHTGGTLDKLESITGFSVEMDRDRFFDQVGEIGAAVIGQSGNITPADKKLYALRDVTATVESIPLIASSVMSKKIAAGADAIVLDVKTGSGAFMKTLDDSIALAQAMVDIGTHLGRNTVAIISDMDQPLGYGIGNALEIKEGIETLKGHGPKDLQEVCLILGSQMLVLGGKAKDEEEARSMLLTHIEDGTALEKFKQIVSAQGGDVSQIDDPEKLPAAKRFIEVKAKTKGFIEGIQAEEIGIAAMLLGAGRETKESVIDLAVGIQLSKKVGDAVEVGDTLAVLHINDASEKKVEEAEDKVLEAYRITSESIPPLPLVFALVTKDGVTRY from the coding sequence ATGAGAGCTGTCGATATTATTCAGAAAAAAAGAGATGGTGGAGAGCTGAGTCGTGAGGAAATATCTTTCCTAATTCAAGGCTACAGTAAAGGTGAAATTCCTGATTATCAACTTTCCGCTTGGGCCATGGCGGTTTATTTTCAAGGCATGAACGCACGGGAGACCGGCGATCTAACGATGGAAATGGCGATGTCCGGTGATCAAGTAGATCTTAGCCCAATCGCAGGAATTAAGGTTGATAAACACTCGACAGGTGGAGTGGGAGATAAGACTACTGTTGTGCTTGCTCCTTTGGTAGCCTCTGCTGGAGTACCTGTAGCAAAGATGTCTGGACGGGGTCTTGGGCATACAGGAGGTACACTCGATAAGCTGGAGTCGATCACTGGCTTCTCAGTAGAGATGGATCGAGATCGTTTCTTTGATCAAGTAGGTGAAATCGGTGCTGCCGTGATCGGCCAGTCGGGCAACATTACACCCGCAGACAAAAAGCTTTATGCCCTTCGGGATGTAACTGCGACTGTTGAATCCATCCCTCTTATCGCAAGCTCAGTGATGAGCAAGAAGATTGCAGCAGGTGCAGACGCTATTGTTCTAGATGTCAAAACAGGCAGCGGTGCTTTTATGAAGACGCTTGATGATTCTATTGCGCTTGCTCAAGCCATGGTTGACATCGGCACACATCTGGGTCGTAATACAGTCGCTATCATCAGCGACATGGATCAACCGCTCGGATATGGAATTGGCAATGCGCTCGAAATCAAGGAAGGAATCGAGACCTTAAAAGGTCACGGTCCGAAGGATCTGCAGGAAGTCTGTCTTATTCTGGGTAGCCAGATGCTTGTTCTTGGTGGCAAAGCCAAGGATGAAGAAGAGGCCCGCTCGATGCTTTTGACACATATTGAAGATGGCACAGCGCTGGAGAAATTCAAACAAATCGTGAGTGCGCAAGGCGGAGATGTTTCGCAAATCGATGATCCGGAGAAACTCCCTGCTGCCAAGCGATTCATTGAAGTGAAAGCAAAAACTAAGGGGTTCATTGAGGGGATTCAAGCAGAAGAAATCGGCATTGCTGCTATGCTGCTTGGTGCCGGACGTGAAACCAAGGAATCTGTGATAGATTTGGCTGTGGGTATTCAACTTTCTAAAAAGGTTGGAGATGCAGTAGAGGTCGGCGATACCCTTGCAGTATTGCATATCAACGATGCCAGTGAGAAGAAGGTAGAGGAAGCTGAAGATAAGGTATTAGAAGCTTACCGTATTACATCTGAGTCGATTCCACCATTACCACTGGTATTCGCGCTTGTTACGAAGGATGGGGTAACACGGTACTAG
- a CDS encoding purine-nucleoside phosphorylase, whose translation MSALTQKEIQEAAIYIKDKCPVAPEIGLILGSGLGVLADLITDGVSIPYDEIPHFPVSTVEGHEGELLIGMIEGRRVVMMKGRFHMYEGYGPEVTAFPVRVMKELGIASLLVTNAAGGVNTDFKPGDLMLLTDHLNMTGRNPLIGPNDPALGVRFPDMSTAYSRRLIQVAKETAAQQNFEFKEGVYAGLLGPCYETPAEIVMLRILGADAVGMSTVSETIVARHAGIEVLGISCITNMAAGILDQPLNHEEVMETAERVRERFLKLVLGFIPKM comes from the coding sequence ATGAGCGCGTTAACTCAAAAAGAAATTCAAGAAGCAGCCATTTATATAAAAGACAAATGTCCGGTGGCTCCGGAAATTGGATTGATCCTTGGATCAGGTCTCGGTGTGCTGGCAGATCTTATCACTGATGGAGTAAGCATTCCATATGATGAGATTCCTCACTTTCCTGTGTCTACTGTAGAAGGACATGAGGGCGAGCTGTTGATTGGTATGATTGAAGGACGCCGTGTTGTGATGATGAAGGGCCGCTTTCATATGTATGAGGGCTATGGACCGGAAGTAACAGCATTTCCTGTGCGGGTTATGAAAGAGCTTGGTATAGCCAGTTTACTAGTAACGAATGCTGCTGGTGGAGTGAACACAGATTTCAAACCAGGCGATCTTATGCTTCTTACAGATCATCTTAATATGACTGGACGTAACCCGTTAATAGGGCCTAATGATCCTGCACTTGGGGTGCGCTTCCCAGATATGTCGACCGCCTACAGTCGCCGCCTGATTCAGGTAGCAAAGGAAACGGCAGCTCAGCAGAATTTCGAGTTCAAAGAAGGCGTATATGCAGGTCTCCTGGGACCTTGTTACGAAACGCCTGCTGAAATCGTAATGCTTCGTATTCTAGGCGCGGATGCTGTGGGTATGTCTACTGTATCGGAGACCATTGTTGCGCGTCATGCGGGTATTGAAGTATTGGGTATCTCCTGTATTACTAATATGGCTGCGGGAATCCTGGATCAACCTCTCAATCATGAAGAGGTGATGGAAACTGCAGAACGTGTGCGTGAGCGTTTCTTGAAGCTGGTCTTGGGCTTTATTCCGAAAATGTAA
- the deoB gene encoding phosphopentomutase, with product MSSFKRIGFIVLDSVGIGEAPDAANFGDAGSHTLGHILDRVPGLKLPNLQKLGLANIAPLPPLEPVASPTGYYGKMQEVSVGKDTMTGHWELMGLKIEVPFNTYPDGFPAELIEKFEAATGRKVIGNKPASGTEILVEYGEEQMKTGAWIVYTSADSVFQLAAHEDIIPLEELYSACKIARELTMAPEFSVGRVIARPYVGEPGNFVRTPNRHDYAVKPPEPTVMNALADIGKDVIAVGKINDIFTGEGVTASYPTKSNEHGIEVTIEQLRQPFDGFLFTNLVDFDSLYGHRRDPEGYGRALEVFDQALPEILSTLGEDDLLIISADHGNDPIHAGTDHTREYVPLLIYSPRFKHPESLGIRETFSDVAATIADNFGAKAPQYGTSFLAKLQ from the coding sequence ATGTCCTCATTTAAACGAATTGGTTTTATTGTTCTAGATAGTGTTGGTATCGGTGAAGCGCCAGATGCTGCGAATTTCGGTGATGCTGGGTCGCATACACTTGGTCATATATTGGATCGTGTACCTGGATTGAAGCTACCTAATCTCCAGAAGCTTGGGTTAGCTAATATTGCTCCGCTGCCGCCGCTTGAACCTGTAGCTTCACCAACAGGGTACTACGGCAAAATGCAGGAAGTATCAGTAGGCAAGGATACAATGACCGGACACTGGGAGCTAATGGGGCTGAAGATTGAGGTTCCCTTCAATACGTATCCTGATGGCTTTCCAGCAGAGTTGATTGAGAAGTTCGAAGCGGCAACTGGTCGCAAGGTGATCGGTAATAAACCGGCTTCCGGTACGGAGATTCTAGTTGAATATGGCGAAGAGCAAATGAAAACCGGGGCTTGGATAGTTTATACCTCTGCGGACAGCGTATTCCAGCTTGCTGCACATGAAGATATCATTCCACTCGAAGAGCTTTACAGCGCATGTAAAATCGCCCGTGAGCTGACGATGGCTCCAGAATTCTCGGTGGGTCGGGTAATTGCTCGTCCATATGTTGGCGAACCAGGAAATTTCGTTCGGACGCCAAACCGGCATGACTATGCTGTGAAGCCCCCAGAACCAACGGTAATGAACGCGCTGGCTGATATCGGCAAGGATGTTATCGCAGTAGGTAAAATCAACGATATCTTTACAGGAGAAGGGGTTACAGCTTCTTATCCTACGAAGAGCAATGAACATGGAATCGAAGTGACTATTGAGCAGCTTCGTCAACCTTTTGACGGTTTCCTGTTCACGAATCTGGTGGATTTTGATTCTTTGTATGGGCATCGTCGTGATCCAGAAGGATACGGTCGAGCACTGGAAGTATTCGATCAGGCACTGCCTGAAATTCTATCTACACTCGGTGAAGATGATCTATTGATTATTTCTGCAGACCATGGTAACGATCCGATCCATGCTGGAACTGACCATACCCGTGAATATGTACCGCTCTTAATCTATAGTCCACGGTTTAAACATCCAGAAAGTTTGGGCATTCGTGAAACCTTCTCTGATGTAGCTGCAACCATTGCAGATAACTTTGGTGCGAAGGCGCCGCAGTATGGGACAAGCTTTTTAGCGAAACTGCAATAA
- the xerD gene encoding site-specific tyrosine recombinase XerD: MKSHLQPFLHYLSGDKGLSPNTLESYGRDVSQFLEFAEERGAVQPEEIRRSHVMLYLGSLRGAGRATATLNRNAVSLRAFFHYLLKERLIEQDPTLDMETMKPDKKTPMVLTISEIEQLLAAPDVNTPQGMRDKAMLELLYATGIKVSELISLNVNDVHTDMKFARCTGTSGKERVVPIGTIAAESVAAYISHMRDKLLRDQQEEPAMFLNSLGGRLTRQGFWKIIKKYAREANIEQDITPHTLRHSFAAHLLEGGADLRSVQQMLGHADISTTQIYNGIARKNMKEVYESHHPRAR, encoded by the coding sequence ATGAAGTCACACTTGCAGCCTTTTTTACATTATTTATCCGGAGATAAAGGCTTATCCCCGAATACATTGGAATCTTACGGTAGGGATGTATCGCAGTTTCTGGAGTTTGCTGAAGAGCGGGGGGCAGTTCAGCCTGAGGAGATCCGAAGATCTCATGTGATGTTATATCTTGGCTCATTACGCGGAGCGGGACGAGCAACTGCAACGTTGAACAGAAACGCAGTGTCCCTTCGTGCTTTTTTTCATTATTTGTTGAAGGAACGTTTGATTGAGCAGGACCCAACGCTGGACATGGAGACAATGAAGCCTGATAAGAAAACTCCTATGGTGCTTACCATCTCAGAGATTGAGCAGCTATTAGCTGCACCAGATGTGAATACGCCACAAGGGATGCGCGATAAGGCTATGTTGGAATTGCTCTATGCAACAGGTATTAAGGTTTCTGAATTAATCTCCCTAAACGTGAACGATGTGCATACGGATATGAAATTTGCACGTTGCACAGGAACTTCCGGCAAGGAGCGGGTGGTTCCGATTGGAACCATTGCTGCTGAGAGCGTAGCGGCTTACATTTCACATATGCGGGACAAGCTGCTCCGTGATCAACAGGAGGAGCCGGCTATGTTCCTGAATAGTTTAGGCGGGAGATTAACCCGGCAAGGTTTTTGGAAAATCATAAAAAAATACGCGCGGGAAGCAAACATTGAGCAGGATATTACACCTCATACACTTAGGCATTCCTTTGCAGCCCATCTACTGGAAGGCGGGGCAGATTTGCGATCCGTACAACAAATGCTGGGTCATGCCGATATTTCGACGACTCAGATTTATAACGGTATTGCCCGTAAGAATATGAAGGAAGTATATGAGAGCCACCATCCCAGAGCTCGTTAA
- a CDS encoding serine hydrolase domain-containing protein: MNHLADCIEAEAKQNNFSGIVLVNQQDKEIISSCYGYANKSDKRENNIHTRFGIASGCKLFTAVAVCQLVEQGLISFESRVLDYLKKVDFPLFNPEITIHQLLTHSSGIPDYFDETIMDDFEELWKTRPMYTLRQLDDFVSMFQNLPMMRTPGERFHYNNAGYIVLGLLVEELSGMSFCDYVELHIFKACGMKQSGYFTLDALPANCALGYIEEDNGDWRTNIYSIPVKGGADGGAFVTAPDMQLFWKGLMNHTLLSPVLTSLLLTPHIHVDGEGYYGYGVWITLREGEVIKFHIMGYDPGVSFRSAFYPASGETVVVMCNKNSGASQIFNKIDNRL, translated from the coding sequence ATGAACCATCTTGCAGATTGTATTGAAGCAGAAGCTAAACAGAACAATTTCTCTGGCATAGTCCTGGTAAATCAACAGGATAAAGAAATCATCAGCAGCTGTTACGGTTATGCTAATAAGTCGGATAAACGCGAAAACAATATTCATACTCGGTTTGGGATTGCTTCCGGGTGTAAATTATTTACGGCGGTTGCCGTCTGCCAACTTGTCGAACAGGGATTGATTTCTTTCGAAAGTAGAGTCTTAGATTATCTGAAAAAGGTAGATTTCCCTCTCTTTAATCCTGAGATCACCATACATCAGCTGCTTACGCACAGTTCTGGTATTCCGGATTATTTTGATGAAACAATCATGGATGATTTCGAGGAACTGTGGAAAACACGACCTATGTACACTTTGCGGCAGCTTGATGACTTTGTGTCGATGTTCCAAAACCTCCCCATGATGCGGACCCCTGGCGAACGTTTCCACTACAACAATGCCGGATATATCGTGCTAGGCCTTCTGGTGGAGGAATTGAGTGGAATGTCCTTTTGCGACTATGTGGAGCTTCACATCTTTAAGGCTTGTGGAATGAAGCAATCCGGTTATTTTACGTTAGATGCCTTACCTGCCAATTGTGCACTCGGATACATAGAGGAAGACAACGGTGACTGGAGGACCAACATCTATTCAATCCCGGTAAAGGGAGGCGCTGACGGTGGAGCTTTTGTAACCGCTCCCGATATGCAGCTATTCTGGAAAGGGCTAATGAACCACACACTTTTGAGTCCAGTACTCACTTCGTTGTTACTTACACCCCACATTCATGTGGACGGCGAAGGATATTATGGTTATGGTGTATGGATCACCCTCCGAGAAGGAGAGGTGATCAAGTTCCACATTATGGGCTACGATCCCGGCGTTTCCTTCCGATCGGCTTTCTATCCTGCTAGTGGTGAGACTGTAGTAGTAATGTGTAATAAAAATAGTGGCGCTTCTCAGATTTTCAATAAGATCGATAATCGTCTGTAA